One window of Dysgonomonas mossii genomic DNA carries:
- a CDS encoding TIGR00730 family Rossman fold protein, with product MKYISIFCGSASGSDKIFAEQATLLGKTIAQKGYGIVYGGAHVGLMGYVANGALSEGGEVIGVIPEFLKSKELEHTNLTEIHIVETMHQRKALMNEISDGVIALAGGYGTLDELFEMLTWAQLALHKKPIAVLNTNGYYDPLITMSKTMIKNGFLKNEYLDLLLIDANIGSLLKKMEDYIPPANDKWFEVK from the coding sequence ATGAAATATATATCAATATTCTGCGGCTCGGCCTCAGGTTCAGATAAAATCTTTGCAGAACAAGCAACCCTACTCGGAAAAACAATCGCGCAAAAAGGCTACGGCATTGTATATGGAGGTGCACACGTAGGACTTATGGGATATGTAGCCAATGGCGCACTAAGCGAGGGTGGAGAAGTAATAGGTGTTATACCCGAATTTCTGAAAAGTAAGGAGTTGGAGCATACCAACCTGACAGAGATTCATATCGTAGAAACAATGCACCAACGCAAAGCCTTAATGAACGAGATCAGCGATGGAGTTATCGCTCTAGCGGGAGGATACGGAACCTTAGACGAATTATTTGAAATGCTTACTTGGGCTCAATTGGCATTACACAAAAAACCGATAGCAGTATTGAATACCAACGGATATTATGATCCGCTTATTACGATGTCGAAAACAATGATCAAAAATGGTTTCCTAAAAAATGAATATCTTGATCTTTTGTTGATAGATGCTAATATTGGCAGTTTGCTGAAAAAAATGGAAGATTATATACCTCCGGCCAACGACAAATGGTTTGAAGTGAAATAA
- the bcp gene encoding thioredoxin-dependent thiol peroxidase: protein MALTVGDKIPEILGIDQDGKEVKASDYQGSKLVLYFYPKDNTPGCTAEACSLRDNFSQLRKAGYQILGVSVDNEKSHQKFIEKQQLPFPLIADTDKKLVEQFGVWGEKTLAGRKYMGTFRTTFLINESGIIEQIITPKEIKTKEHAQQILDLNK from the coding sequence ATGGCACTTACTGTTGGAGATAAAATACCTGAAATTTTAGGAATCGATCAAGACGGAAAAGAAGTAAAAGCATCCGACTATCAAGGGAGTAAGCTTGTATTATATTTCTATCCGAAAGACAATACCCCGGGCTGTACAGCTGAGGCTTGTAGTTTGCGGGATAACTTTTCGCAACTCAGAAAAGCCGGTTACCAAATACTGGGCGTTAGTGTCGACAACGAAAAATCGCATCAGAAGTTTATAGAAAAGCAACAATTGCCTTTTCCGCTGATTGCCGATACAGACAAAAAGCTTGTGGAGCAATTCGGTGTATGGGGTGAGAAAACACTTGCCGGACGTAAATACATGGGCACATTTCGCACAACATTCCTGATAAACGAATCGGGCATTATAGAGCAAATAATAACTCCGAAGGAAATAAAAACCAAAGAGCACGCTCAACAAATATTAGATCTAAATAAATAA
- a CDS encoding surface-adhesin E family protein: MKYILITIIAVLSFSACQTSRQVGAGIYGWHNVAVTEDVEIYTDTLNLKQDGAVSYAYEKRIYTSAEARKAYVDKIRDRYVAMKKPEKAEKWNDFSYCIYYSMYDCSNRGFRVLSVEDYDSSGKLIQKTVTSKNKLRWLEVNAKTVGDYTFFFVCDYGK; this comes from the coding sequence ATGAAATATATATTAATCACAATTATAGCCGTATTGTCTTTTTCGGCTTGTCAGACCTCCCGTCAGGTGGGAGCAGGTATTTATGGTTGGCACAATGTAGCCGTAACCGAAGATGTGGAAATTTATACAGATACCCTCAATCTGAAGCAAGACGGAGCAGTGTCTTACGCCTACGAAAAACGAATATACACGTCTGCCGAAGCTCGTAAGGCCTATGTGGATAAAATAAGAGACAGGTATGTGGCGATGAAAAAGCCGGAAAAGGCGGAGAAGTGGAATGATTTCAGTTATTGTATTTATTATAGTATGTACGATTGTTCAAACAGAGGCTTTAGAGTCTTATCTGTAGAAGATTATGACTCGTCAGGTAAACTGATTCAAAAAACAGTCACATCCAAAAATAAACTGAGATGGCTAGAGGTGAATGCCAAAACTGTGGGTGATTACACTTTCTTCTTTGTTTGCGATTACGGAAAGTGA